A part of Larimichthys crocea isolate SSNF chromosome VII, L_crocea_2.0, whole genome shotgun sequence genomic DNA contains:
- the LOC104926453 gene encoding ubiquitin-associated and SH3 domain-containing protein B — protein MAAKEDLYSKIIPRRLRQNRPGSVKCGSNLDVLLSMGFPRPRALKALVSTGGRSVQAACDWLFSHVDDPFLDDPLPREFVLYLRPSGPLQNQLSHFWQQSRVTCGKNKAHNIFPHITLCQFFMCADHKAEALGEALLATVQQWRGRFPSPLPLELYTSSNFIGLFVEEQVADILKQFAADFATEAARKAEVHVEPHKKQLHVTLAYNFPTNHLPSLEKLAKGIEVKLGCDWLAVLFSRDIRFANHETLRVMYPYLPQNEDELELVPGDFVFMSPVDQSSTSEGWVYGTSLASGLSGLLPENYVSLADESDTWVFHGSHSFFSCGPSDRTSKERGMFDGLLDSRRPDNTSPGDPPTLSLICHPMQQVLRISGSHSRQPKRTLFVCRHGERMDVVFGKHWLSLCSDSKGRYVRSNLNMPPSLPLWGDKRDYDMDAPITVFGSTQARLIGEALLESNTVIDYVYCSPSLRCVQTAQNILRGLQQDGKLKVRVEPGLFEWTKWVSGNSLPAWIPPTDLAAAHFSVDTTYRPLIPVSKLTVSEPYETYMSRSYQVTKDILSDCKNTGNNVLIVAHASSLEACTRQLQGRGPQSAKDFIQVVRKIPYLGFCSCEEQGDTGVWQLVDPPILPLTHGPNHSFDWRETLLQE, from the exons ACTGAAGGCTCTGGTATCAACAGGAGGTCGGAGTGTGCAAGCAGCATGTGACTG GCTGTTTTCCCATGTCGATGACCCGTTCCTGGATGACCCTTTGCCCAGGGAGTTTGTCCTCTACCTGCGACCCAGTGGACCTCTACAGAACCAGCTTTCCCACTTCTGGCAACAGAGTCGGGTCACGTGTGGCAAAAACAAAGCCCACAACATCTTTCCCCACATCACCCTCTGCCAGTTCTTCATG TGTGCAGACCACAAAGCAGAAGCTCTAGGCGAGGCCCTCCTGGCCACTGTCCAGCAGTGGCGGGGTCGATTTCCCAGCCCGCTGCCTCTAGAGCTCTACACATCCTCCAACTTCATCGGCCTTTTCGTGGAGGAGCAGGTGGCCGACATCCTCAAGCAGTTCGCGGCTGACTTCGCGACAGAAGCCGCCAGGAAGGCAG AAGTCCATGTGGAGCCACATAAGAAGCAGCTCCACGTAACTCTGGCCTACAACTTCCCCACGAATCACCTCCCATCACTGGAGAAACTGGCCAAGGGCATCGAAGTCAAGCTCGGCTGTGACTGGCTCGCGGTCCTGTTCTCCCGGGACATTCGATTTGCAAACCACGAG ACCCTGCGGGTGATGTACCCTTACTTGCCTCAGAACGAGGACGAGCTGGAGCTGGTTCCTGGTGattttgtcttcatgtctccGGTGGATCAGAGCAGCACCAGTGAGGGCTGGGTGTACGGGACCTCGCTGGCCTCTGGGCTGTCTGGCCTGCTGCCTGAGAACTACGTCAGCCTGGCCGATGAGTCGGACACCTGGGTCTTCCACGG CTCCCATTCATTCTTCAGCTGTGGGCCCAGTGACAGGACCAGTAAGGAGAGAGGGATGTTTGATGGGCTGCTGGACAGCCGACGCCCTGATAACACGAGCCCTGGAGACCCACCAACCCTCAGTCTCATTTGCCATCCGATGCAG CAGGTCCTGCGGATCAGTGGGAGTCACTCTCGGCAGCCCAAGAGGACACTTTTTGTGTGTCGGCACGGTGAGCGGATGGACGTGGTGTTTGGCAAACACTGGCTCTCCCTCTGCTCCGACAGTAAAG GCAGATATGTCCGTTCCAACCTGAACATGCCTCCCAGTTTGCCGCTGTGGGGAGACAAGAGAGACTACGACATGGACGCTCCCATCACTGTGTTCGGATCCACGCAGGCTCGACTAATCG gtgaGGCCCTGTTAGAGAGTAACACAGTGATAGACTATGTGTACTGCTCTCCCTCCTTACGATGCGTCCAGACTGCACAGAACATCCTGAGAG GTCTGCAGCAGGACGGTAAGCTGAAGGTCAGAGTGGAACCAGGGCTTTTTGAATGGACCAAGTGGGTTTCTGGGAACTCTCTGCCTGCATGGATACCTCCCACTGACCTGGCTGCAGCCCACTTCAGTGTGGACACAACATACAg ACCTCTGATTCCAGTCAGCAAGCTCACCGTGTCTGAACCCTACGAGACCTACATGAGCCGGAGCTACCAAGTGACCAAAGACATCCTGTCAGACTGCAAAAACactg GAAACAACGTGTTGATTGTAGCCCACGCGTCTTCCTTAGAGGCCTGCACACGCCAGCTGCAGGGCCGCGGCCCACAGAGCGCCAAGGACTTCATCCAAGTAGTCCGAAAG ATCCCCTACCTGGGCTTCTGCTCCTGCGAGGAGCAGGGAGACACGGGGGTGTGGCAGTTAGTGGACCCTCCCATCCTCCCCCTCACACACGGACCAAACCACAGCTTTGACTGGAGGGAGACGCTTCTGCAAGAATGA